The following are from one region of the Jeongeupia sp. USM3 genome:
- a CDS encoding ThiF family adenylyltransferase, which produces MMWFQRFDDRLALEKQTVAELMAEGWVKRVDWHVDAREGIIRADIDFEAGDQLREAQLIYPFVYPFVPLRVCPRTSGERWSGHQWPSGELCLEIRADNWHPDFTARDMLISARKLLDTESQIDGNGVQLQVPSDHRFTEAQRLLGSFLRLIISDGLKAEVRRRTEKVQFLDLLTSAHSSAWIVTAVGLMASADEESWVDMSVPAQFRENPNRVGRIAVVQYGDARHLALIDPRRPAAEIWAEFSSIPFDSNGIVVGLLGDCVLAKWLDSEKAYTIAEVPMDKQQRTPERNAAAGDKRVAIIGCGSMGSKVAASLARSGVTKFMLVDDDVLTAGNLVRNDLDWTAVGSHKVDGVTARLRAINPTVDVQSWTGRLGGQHSTSSLEACLRNLTACDLIVETTGSGQGFGIAAAVATQDQVPMVWGRVFGGGFGGYLARCRPGIEAPPLDVRHEIWAWMTDPSRPKPPDDSALDYGAEADDQAAMVADDTDVSVISAHLARMALDMLRPVEASDYPYSVYLIGLRAEWIFKMPFQTFPLLLKGAVPTATSKDSTPEGEARALVPAAADPA; this is translated from the coding sequence ATGATGTGGTTCCAGCGGTTCGACGACCGCTTGGCGCTGGAAAAGCAGACGGTCGCGGAGCTCATGGCCGAGGGCTGGGTCAAGCGCGTCGACTGGCATGTTGACGCCCGCGAAGGCATTATCCGGGCCGACATCGACTTCGAGGCTGGCGATCAGCTGCGCGAGGCGCAGCTGATTTACCCATTCGTCTATCCGTTCGTACCGCTTCGCGTCTGTCCACGCACGTCCGGCGAGCGCTGGTCGGGCCATCAATGGCCCAGCGGGGAGCTGTGCTTGGAAATCCGCGCTGACAATTGGCACCCCGACTTCACGGCGCGCGACATGCTGATCAGCGCACGAAAGCTGCTGGACACCGAATCGCAGATCGACGGCAATGGCGTGCAACTGCAAGTACCGTCTGACCATCGCTTCACGGAGGCCCAGCGCTTGCTGGGCAGCTTCCTCCGTCTGATTATCAGCGACGGATTGAAGGCCGAGGTTCGCCGGCGCACGGAAAAGGTCCAGTTTTTGGACCTATTAACGTCGGCACATAGCTCGGCGTGGATCGTTACTGCCGTGGGCTTGATGGCCTCTGCGGACGAGGAGAGCTGGGTTGACATGAGCGTTCCCGCCCAGTTCCGCGAGAACCCGAACCGCGTCGGGCGCATCGCCGTGGTTCAGTATGGTGATGCACGACACCTGGCGTTGATCGACCCACGTCGCCCCGCTGCTGAGATCTGGGCCGAGTTTTCATCGATTCCGTTCGACAGCAACGGCATCGTGGTCGGGTTGCTCGGAGACTGCGTGCTTGCGAAGTGGTTGGACAGCGAGAAGGCCTATACCATCGCCGAGGTACCTATGGACAAACAGCAGCGCACGCCCGAGCGCAATGCGGCCGCCGGGGACAAGCGCGTGGCGATCATCGGGTGTGGGTCGATGGGCAGCAAGGTGGCTGCATCGCTGGCCCGTTCCGGAGTCACGAAGTTCATGCTCGTCGACGACGATGTGCTGACGGCCGGCAACCTGGTGCGCAATGACCTGGACTGGACCGCCGTTGGCTCCCACAAAGTCGACGGCGTCACTGCGCGGCTGCGCGCCATCAATCCCACGGTAGATGTCCAATCCTGGACCGGCCGCTTGGGCGGCCAGCATTCCACCTCCAGCCTCGAGGCCTGCCTGCGCAATCTGACCGCGTGCGACCTGATCGTGGAGACCACCGGCAGCGGCCAGGGTTTTGGCATCGCCGCCGCCGTGGCGACCCAGGATCAGGTGCCCATGGTGTGGGGCCGTGTCTTCGGCGGCGGTTTCGGCGGCTATCTCGCCCGGTGCCGCCCCGGTATCGAAGCGCCCCCCCTCGACGTCCGTCACGAGATCTGGGCATGGATGACCGATCCATCGCGGCCGAAGCCGCCCGACGACAGCGCCCTGGACTACGGTGCCGAAGCCGACGACCAAGCCGCCATGGTCGCTGACGATACTGACGTGTCGGTGATCTCCGCACATCTGGCGCGTATGGCCTTGGACATGCTGCGGCCGGTTGAAGCCTCCGACTACCCCTATTCGGTCTACTTGATCGGCCTGCGGGCAGAGTGGATCTTCAAGATGCCGTTCCAGACCTTTCCGCTACTGCTCAAGGGTGCGGTGCCGACGGCGACAAGCAAGGACTCTACGCCTGAAGGTGAGGCCCGAGCCCTTGTACCCGCAGCGGCAGACCCGGCGTGA
- a CDS encoding Mov34/MPN/PAD-1 family protein, producing MIDIILSARCARKLKKELRAAGRNEIGGVMAGEHLGNGRFLVKDLSVQRDGSPTRFVRDPALHRKFMRRFHLLTGNQPERFNYLGEWHSHPSFLALPSGPDARAMLSEIENPEQVATFLVLLIVKLGVGGGLIGSTHAFRRQHGPVRVNLKGGAGVSVREEAPITAPGPMRVWRRFDG from the coding sequence GTGATCGACATCATCCTCAGCGCCCGGTGTGCACGAAAGCTCAAGAAGGAGCTGCGCGCAGCGGGTCGCAACGAGATTGGCGGCGTGATGGCTGGCGAACATCTGGGCAATGGTCGTTTCCTCGTCAAGGACTTGTCGGTCCAGCGGGACGGCAGCCCTACCAGGTTTGTGCGCGATCCCGCATTACATCGCAAGTTCATGCGGCGTTTCCATCTGCTCACCGGCAATCAGCCCGAGCGATTCAACTACCTGGGCGAGTGGCACTCGCACCCTAGTTTTCTGGCGTTACCCAGTGGTCCGGACGCGCGTGCCATGCTGTCGGAAATCGAGAATCCGGAGCAGGTCGCCACGTTTCTGGTGCTGCTTATCGTCAAGCTGGGCGTCGGTGGCGGGCTGATCGGATCCACGCATGCATTCCGTCGTCAGCACGGTCCCGTCCGGGTCAACCTGAAAGGGGGCGCTGGAGTGAGCGTGCGTGAAGAAGCGCCGATCACGGCGCCCGGCCCAATGCGCGTCTGGCGACGATTTGATGGTTGA
- a CDS encoding Pycsar system effector family protein, with product MSSNTDRLQTAQWIFERHLGWIAAAEVKVGVIVALDTAMLGGLGAAFSAADVKARTAWAVLFTLTAFILLVIGLICAAMAVLPRVTGPAKSLLFFGRIGPRAEADYIKDFKAASIDEWLDDWAAQIHRNAQIACAKFKHVRLGMIWSFLAILPWFAAIVTLIHKG from the coding sequence GTGAGCAGCAACACCGACCGCCTACAGACGGCGCAATGGATCTTTGAACGTCACCTCGGTTGGATCGCCGCAGCCGAAGTCAAGGTCGGCGTTATCGTCGCGCTGGATACGGCCATGCTGGGCGGCCTTGGCGCGGCCTTCAGTGCGGCCGACGTCAAGGCGCGCACCGCCTGGGCCGTCCTGTTCACTCTGACTGCATTCATCCTGCTGGTGATCGGGTTAATCTGCGCCGCCATGGCGGTGCTGCCTCGCGTCACCGGTCCCGCGAAATCGCTGTTGTTCTTCGGACGCATCGGCCCGCGAGCGGAGGCCGACTACATCAAGGATTTCAAGGCAGCCTCGATCGACGAGTGGCTCGACGACTGGGCCGCCCAGATACATCGCAATGCCCAGATCGCGTGCGCGAAGTTCAAGCACGTGCGGCTGGGCATGATCTGGTCCTTCTTGGCTATCTTGCCGTGGTTTGCGGCCATCGTAACCCTGATCCACAAGGGCTGA
- a CDS encoding type VI secretion system Vgr family protein, with protein MQLDQMLAAFASAFSQDQRLLTLQLGEGGRFGERLLPQTLRADEVLSKPYRYELECLSPDAEIELKTLLGQPAELGIETADGGSVVRTGIVTAAKSLGSDGGFARYCLIIEPPLALLQHRRTSRTHQDLSVPDIVKTIITEHAASNPVFQSHFAVEFELGQIYAPRSYCLQYRESDLDLIQRLLNEEGLSYRFVHQGGDTPTVTMRVFDDAYALPQLAQASIRFHRADATEEDDTLTAWNSRRQLGSNKVSLTSFDYKPTRTQDAGDGSRTEQGNGSQAEASLEDYDAPGLYYGDPEQLQRYSQLRQQAHDLNKKGFSGEGTVRSLEPGQWFTLTNHPAHDFDAPEDREFTVTGLRFTANNNLPTDLSRLLPSQQSAKQSGSAEPAPFAAQFDAQRRGIPLTPAYAHTDAAKPTSLGKQTATVVGPGDGEVHTDELGRIKVQFHWQRQAEHPEYGANLDDKSSCWLRVAMPSAGAGWGHQFIPRVGQEVLVDFLEGDIDRPLVTGVVYNGSHPVPAFSGAGSLPANKTLSGIKTKEHGGGQYGELLFDDTQGEVRTKLSSEHGKTQLNQGFLIHPRSDGKGTPRGEGFELRTDRNGAIRAANGLLITSEAANGAGGNQLDRSQAQSQLDAAFELASSLGDVATHQLADTIETGPETIKDNTKAAKTQQGHLHHLKEALESWANGTNSAKDGKGEQAGQQPLIVVSAPAGLAQTTPNSQAIAAGSNLDLIAQRDTQQTSGRRWLHNVGEHISLFVSGVKDQIALKLIAAKGKVQVQAQSDNVEINAAKDIQQSANQKVTINAGQEILLTSGGAYIRLKGGNIEIHAPGKIDVKGASHSLDGPASKSMPLPMFPNKEGLGQIELFHLYENKEAIKGGKYVLTDLKGKRHEGMLDDQGYAAVSGVPLGAVSVRFLSDPRQTQASKGTFPFPELKDDVAPAAATAQQAAQQLTALLPGRQNNTDQLAAQAIGAARNGASAGEASAALSQADKIADTAAQVRDLLNSARKLKK; from the coding sequence ATGCAGCTCGACCAGATGCTCGCTGCGTTTGCCAGTGCGTTCAGTCAGGACCAGCGTTTATTGACGCTGCAACTGGGGGAGGGTGGCCGTTTTGGCGAACGGCTGCTGCCGCAAACGCTGCGGGCCGACGAAGTGCTGTCCAAGCCGTACCGCTACGAGCTGGAGTGCCTGTCGCCCGACGCAGAGATCGAGCTCAAGACCCTGCTGGGCCAGCCTGCCGAACTGGGCATTGAAACCGCTGACGGCGGCAGCGTGGTTCGTACAGGTATCGTCACCGCAGCAAAATCCCTGGGTTCGGATGGCGGCTTTGCCCGCTACTGTCTGATCATCGAGCCGCCACTAGCCCTGCTGCAGCATCGACGTACCAGTCGGACCCATCAGGACTTGAGCGTTCCCGACATCGTCAAAACGATCATCACCGAACACGCGGCCAGCAACCCGGTATTCCAGTCGCACTTCGCGGTCGAGTTCGAACTCGGCCAGATCTACGCACCTCGGAGTTATTGTCTTCAGTACCGCGAGTCCGACCTCGACCTGATCCAGCGATTACTGAATGAAGAGGGACTGAGCTACCGCTTCGTTCACCAAGGCGGTGATACCCCAACGGTGACGATGCGGGTGTTCGACGATGCCTACGCCTTGCCGCAACTGGCGCAAGCCAGCATCCGTTTTCACCGTGCCGACGCCACTGAAGAAGATGACACGCTCACCGCGTGGAACAGCCGCCGCCAACTCGGCAGCAACAAGGTCAGCCTGACCAGCTTCGACTACAAGCCGACCCGGACACAAGATGCCGGCGACGGCAGCCGAACCGAGCAAGGCAACGGCTCACAGGCTGAAGCCAGCTTGGAAGACTACGATGCGCCGGGCCTGTATTACGGCGATCCGGAGCAACTGCAACGCTACAGCCAACTGCGCCAACAGGCGCACGATCTGAACAAGAAGGGTTTCAGCGGCGAAGGCACCGTCCGTTCACTCGAACCCGGCCAGTGGTTCACGCTGACCAATCACCCGGCGCACGACTTCGATGCGCCGGAAGACCGCGAATTCACCGTCACCGGCTTGCGTTTCACCGCCAACAACAACCTGCCGACCGACCTGAGCCGTTTGCTGCCGTCGCAGCAAAGCGCAAAGCAATCAGGTAGTGCAGAACCAGCACCATTCGCTGCCCAGTTCGACGCCCAGCGTCGCGGTATCCCGCTCACACCGGCCTACGCCCATACCGACGCCGCCAAACCGACCAGCCTTGGCAAGCAAACCGCGACCGTTGTCGGTCCCGGTGACGGCGAGGTCCACACCGACGAACTCGGCCGCATCAAGGTGCAGTTCCACTGGCAGCGCCAGGCCGAACACCCCGAGTACGGCGCCAATCTCGACGACAAGAGCAGCTGCTGGCTGCGCGTCGCCATGCCCTCGGCCGGTGCCGGCTGGGGCCACCAGTTCATTCCCCGCGTCGGTCAGGAAGTGCTGGTCGACTTCCTCGAAGGCGACATCGACCGGCCGCTGGTCACCGGCGTCGTCTACAACGGCAGCCACCCGGTCCCGGCGTTCAGCGGCGCCGGCTCATTGCCCGCCAACAAGACCCTCTCCGGCATCAAGACCAAGGAACACGGTGGCGGTCAGTACGGCGAACTGCTGTTCGACGACACCCAGGGGGAGGTGCGCACCAAGCTCAGTTCCGAACATGGCAAGACCCAGCTCAACCAGGGCTTCCTGATCCACCCGAGATCCGATGGCAAGGGCACGCCCCGTGGCGAAGGCTTCGAACTGCGCACCGACCGGAATGGCGCGATCCGCGCCGCCAACGGCCTGCTGATCACTTCTGAGGCCGCCAACGGCGCCGGCGGCAACCAGCTCGACCGGTCCCAAGCCCAATCCCAGCTCGACGCCGCGTTCGAACTCGCCAGCAGCCTCGGCGACGTCGCCACCCACCAGCTCGCCGACACCATCGAAACCGGCCCCGAGACCATCAAGGACAACACCAAGGCGGCCAAGACCCAACAGGGCCATTTGCATCACCTGAAGGAGGCGCTGGAGAGCTGGGCCAACGGCACGAACAGCGCCAAAGACGGCAAAGGCGAGCAAGCCGGCCAACAGCCGCTGATCGTCGTCAGCGCCCCGGCCGGCCTAGCCCAGACCACGCCGAACAGCCAGGCCATCGCCGCCGGCAGCAACCTCGACCTGATCGCACAGCGCGACACCCAGCAGACTTCCGGTCGCAGATGGCTGCACAACGTCGGCGAACACATCAGCCTGTTCGTCTCAGGCGTCAAAGACCAGATCGCCCTGAAGCTGATCGCCGCCAAGGGCAAGGTTCAGGTGCAGGCGCAGAGTGACAACGTCGAGATCAACGCGGCGAAGGATATTCAGCAGTCGGCGAACCAGAAGGTCACGATCAACGCCGGTCAGGAAATCCTGCTGACCTCGGGCGGCGCCTATATCCGGCTCAAGGGCGGGAATATCGAGATTCATGCGCCGGGCAAGATTGATGTCAAAGGCGCGAGCCACAGCCTGGATGGACCGGCAAGTAAAAGCATGCCGCTTCCCATGTTTCCGAATAAGGAGGGGCTTGGTCAAATCGAGCTGTTCCATCTGTATGAGAACAAGGAAGCGATCAAGGGTGGCAAGTACGTGCTGACGGATCTGAAGGGCAAGCGGCACGAAGGCATGCTGGATGACCAAGGCTACGCTGCGGTGTCAGGGGTGCCATTGGGGGCTGTGAGTGTTCGCTTTCTGAGCGATCCCCGGCAGACCCAGGCTTCAAAGGGCACTTTCCCGTTTCCTGAGCTGAAGGATGATGTGGCGCCGGCTGCCGCCACCGCTCAACAGGCTGCACAACAGCTGACTGCGCTTTTGCCGGGCAGGCAAAACAACACCGATCAGTTAGCTGCGCAAGCCATTGGCGCAGCAAGGAACGGAGCGAGCGCCGGAGAAGCCTCTGCGGCACTTTCTCAAGCAGACAAGATCGCCGATACCGCTGCGCAGGTGCGCGACTTGTTGAATTCCGCCCGTAAGTTGAAGAAATAA
- a CDS encoding RHS repeat-associated core domain-containing protein, with translation MTAPRQAAFVPYSKEIIADTRAAVGGFDAWLRKLTDNHVTLDDLQNVAGALPVVGNLIAAGDLLVDLYEISQKRDKADFVDWMGVGINGIGLIPAPGTAALRVTMRPVLGGVRMALIRSGKVIGPALVDTIVAHILASKALAEKVEDAVQKMMTVLPGVLKDVADFVSKVIDQFAGFLRQIVTGQVGKYRAVPKGAVPGKGSFVRNPQVQLKSMFGAVCAFYREAATAVASKAASMMLNEKAKKTILGLLDYLTKSLKPMIAGKITALASETAKDSLMALLKLLLAAIKKRFSKAKAQGAALPGKRGKVVHRQDQKTMEYTSKQEAAARSANSCKSCAGGASSANKSKHSIGYALGDETLSHTDFVLPGVMPLVWLRTYNSRLAMFDDGELGARWITAQTTRFDLVVEDGSGKLVYHDAEGRTLEYPALEVGAHHQDRTEGLMLSRVAEDLLTVTRGHELLEVYELHGQRFQLALLKDRAGNTLAQSYDATGRLTRIVLGDGSGAVLERDDAGRISRILSLPTDDAPIPRVLASYVYDAQGDLVSATDENGHTREYRYQHHLITRYTDRTGRGINLEWDGVTASARAIREYADGGSDEIRLRWDDNIRLTVVTDAYGGETWYYADLLGFTYRVIYPDFSEEWFFRDDHKNLIKHTHPDGTNDRYAYDERDNLVEHIRPDGSMVRMVYDAQDQLIEIIDPLEYSWRRQYDDKGNLAKEIDPKGRETQYAYNAQGLPVQIKDAKGGVKQLAYNASGQLLSYTDCSGKATSWQYDARGRVQTATDAAGGLTQYHYGKDGNLASVQNPDGSWSKLEYDAEGRLLTHTDTLDRATRYGYDKAGRISARTDALNQQLGYSYDKLGRLTTLVNENGDSYRFAYDPVGRLLEETAFDGMRTAYQYETASDRLLSVNEAGQQTDLDYDHSGRLLRRRSGASEESFRYDPLGRLAEARNRYSTVHFWFDEVGSLDRESHHYRLFGQTRQFDWRHEYDELDNRIASVRPDGSRVDWLTYGSGHVHGVLWNSKELASFERDDLHRETARTLANRLSTTTEYDAMGRVLQQQVSGATQINRRYRYDLVDQLLSISDSRSGDTSYRYDPVGRLLAAVSPQHSESFAFDPASNVVDPGRPQQARSSAATSGSTLPPQVPKALGNLLKDYAGTHFDYDARGNLIRKQNGGEVSRFSWDEFNRLTKAETEKGRAEYAYDAFGRRIGKQTAGATTLFLWDGDVLASEDDGTTQRHYLFEANSFVPLAQVVQRDGQKHTGYYHVDHLGTPQLLTDAAGQIAWSAEYKAWGEAKEAISDAAKAAGMQNPLRFQGQYADEETGLHYNRHRYYDPEVGRFVSKDPIGLLGGLNTHAYAPNPVGWVDPRGLAPSKPNAGKKCQKCDPCAGKDPAKTAKSWQGTAPYSGVDSYRNTVVKKGTVLHTLYPHGNAPGNYLVKSTEVLKNGNAKDYNDALQLSHEGNTPGARPMRTSVHAYVVKEDTCMAVGAARANPHLGAGGGVQYFIENGDKGNLIDTGKMVKLS, from the coding sequence ATGACCGCCCCTCGGCAAGCCGCTTTCGTCCCTTATTCCAAAGAAATCATTGCCGATACGCGAGCTGCAGTGGGTGGTTTTGATGCCTGGCTACGCAAGCTCACCGACAATCACGTCACGCTGGACGATTTGCAAAATGTTGCTGGTGCGCTGCCGGTTGTGGGCAATCTGATCGCCGCTGGCGATCTGCTGGTTGATTTGTACGAGATTTCGCAAAAGCGGGACAAAGCGGACTTCGTCGATTGGATGGGCGTCGGCATCAATGGCATTGGTCTGATTCCAGCCCCTGGTACCGCTGCACTGCGGGTCACCATGCGTCCGGTCTTGGGTGGTGTACGCATGGCACTCATCCGCTCGGGCAAAGTGATTGGCCCGGCGCTCGTGGATACGATCGTTGCCCATATTTTGGCAAGCAAGGCACTGGCTGAAAAAGTGGAAGACGCAGTGCAGAAAATGATGACCGTGCTGCCCGGCGTGCTAAAGGATGTCGCCGATTTCGTGAGCAAAGTCATCGACCAGTTTGCCGGCTTTCTGCGGCAAATTGTGACCGGTCAGGTTGGCAAATATCGCGCGGTGCCCAAGGGGGCGGTGCCGGGCAAAGGCAGTTTCGTGCGTAACCCCCAAGTGCAGCTCAAGAGCATGTTTGGCGCGGTTTGTGCGTTCTATCGCGAAGCGGCGACCGCCGTCGCGTCCAAAGCCGCTTCGATGATGCTGAACGAAAAGGCCAAGAAAACCATCCTGGGCTTGCTCGACTACCTGACCAAATCGCTCAAGCCCATGATCGCCGGCAAGATCACGGCCCTGGCGAGCGAGACTGCAAAAGACAGTCTGATGGCGCTGCTCAAGCTGTTGCTGGCCGCCATTAAAAAGCGCTTTAGCAAAGCCAAGGCCCAAGGCGCCGCACTACCGGGCAAGCGCGGCAAGGTCGTGCACCGACAAGACCAAAAAACCATGGAGTACACCAGCAAGCAGGAGGCCGCAGCACGCAGTGCCAATAGCTGCAAATCCTGCGCGGGCGGTGCCAGCAGCGCCAACAAATCCAAGCACTCGATTGGCTACGCCTTGGGTGACGAGACGCTCTCGCATACCGATTTCGTACTGCCTGGCGTGATGCCCTTGGTCTGGCTGCGCACCTACAATTCTCGTTTGGCAATGTTTGACGATGGCGAGTTGGGCGCACGCTGGATTACGGCACAGACCACCCGCTTTGACCTGGTCGTCGAAGACGGCAGCGGCAAGTTGGTCTACCACGACGCCGAGGGTCGCACGCTCGAGTACCCAGCGCTGGAAGTCGGTGCACATCACCAGGATCGCACCGAAGGGTTGATGCTCAGCCGCGTAGCCGAAGACCTGCTGACGGTCACCCGCGGTCACGAGCTGCTCGAAGTGTATGAGCTGCATGGTCAACGCTTCCAACTGGCGCTGCTGAAAGACCGGGCCGGCAACACGTTGGCGCAAAGCTACGACGCAACGGGCCGGCTGACACGCATCGTTTTGGGCGACGGTAGCGGTGCGGTACTGGAGCGTGATGATGCCGGCCGAATCAGCCGCATTCTGTCGCTCCCCACCGACGATGCGCCGATCCCGCGGGTGCTGGCCAGTTACGTCTACGACGCCCAGGGCGACCTGGTTTCGGCAACCGACGAGAATGGCCACACCCGTGAATACCGCTATCAGCACCACCTGATTACCCGCTACACCGATCGTACGGGGCGTGGCATCAATCTGGAATGGGACGGCGTGACCGCCTCTGCTCGGGCCATTCGCGAATATGCCGATGGCGGCAGCGATGAAATCCGTCTGCGCTGGGACGACAATATCCGCCTCACCGTGGTGACCGACGCGTACGGTGGCGAAACCTGGTACTACGCCGATTTGCTGGGTTTCACCTATCGGGTGATTTACCCCGACTTCAGCGAAGAATGGTTCTTCCGAGATGATCACAAAAACCTGATCAAGCATACCCATCCCGACGGCACCAACGACCGTTACGCCTACGACGAGCGCGACAACCTGGTTGAGCACATCCGCCCCGACGGCAGCATGGTGCGGATGGTCTACGACGCGCAAGATCAGCTGATCGAGATCATCGACCCGCTGGAATACAGCTGGCGACGGCAGTACGACGACAAGGGCAATCTGGCCAAGGAAATCGACCCCAAAGGCCGCGAAACCCAGTACGCCTACAATGCGCAAGGCCTGCCGGTGCAGATCAAGGATGCCAAGGGCGGCGTCAAGCAATTGGCCTACAACGCCAGCGGCCAGCTGCTGAGCTATACCGATTGCTCCGGCAAAGCCACGAGTTGGCAATATGATGCACGCGGCCGCGTGCAGACCGCGACCGATGCGGCCGGTGGCCTCACGCAATATCACTACGGCAAGGATGGCAACCTCGCCAGTGTGCAAAACCCGGACGGCAGTTGGAGCAAGCTGGAGTACGACGCCGAGGGGCGGCTGCTTACCCACACCGATACGCTGGATCGTGCCACCCGCTACGGCTATGACAAGGCCGGCCGCATCAGTGCCCGAACCGATGCGCTGAATCAGCAGCTGGGTTACAGCTACGACAAGCTCGGCCGGCTGACCACGCTGGTGAATGAAAACGGCGACAGCTACCGCTTCGCCTATGATCCGGTCGGCCGGCTGCTGGAAGAAACCGCCTTCGACGGCATGCGCACCGCCTACCAGTACGAAACCGCCAGTGACCGGCTGCTGAGCGTGAACGAAGCCGGCCAGCAAACCGATCTCGACTACGATCATTCGGGCCGGCTGCTGCGCCGCCGTAGCGGCGCCAGCGAAGAAAGCTTCCGCTACGACCCGCTGGGGCGACTGGCCGAAGCGCGCAATCGCTACAGCACCGTGCATTTCTGGTTTGACGAAGTCGGCAGCCTCGATCGGGAAAGCCATCACTACCGGCTGTTCGGGCAAACCCGCCAGTTCGACTGGCGGCACGAATACGACGAACTCGACAACCGCATTGCTAGCGTGCGCCCGGACGGCAGCCGGGTCGACTGGCTGACCTACGGCAGCGGCCATGTCCACGGCGTGTTGTGGAATAGCAAGGAGCTTGCCAGCTTCGAGCGTGACGACCTGCACCGCGAAACCGCGCGCACGCTGGCCAACCGGCTCAGCACCACCACCGAGTACGACGCCATGGGGCGCGTCCTGCAGCAGCAGGTCAGCGGTGCCACGCAGATCAACCGCCGCTACCGTTACGACCTGGTCGACCAGTTGCTCAGCATCAGCGACAGCCGCAGCGGCGATACCAGCTACCGCTACGACCCGGTCGGTCGGCTATTGGCTGCGGTCAGTCCCCAGCATAGCGAAAGCTTCGCTTTCGACCCGGCCAGCAACGTGGTCGACCCCGGTCGTCCGCAGCAAGCCCGCAGCAGCGCCGCGACCAGCGGCAGCACGCTCCCACCGCAGGTGCCCAAGGCATTGGGCAACCTGCTCAAAGACTATGCCGGCACACACTTCGACTACGACGCGCGCGGCAATCTGATCCGAAAGCAGAACGGTGGCGAGGTCAGCCGCTTCAGCTGGGACGAGTTCAACCGACTGACAAAGGCAGAAACCGAAAAGGGCCGCGCTGAATATGCCTACGACGCGTTCGGCCGTCGTATCGGCAAGCAAACCGCCGGCGCCACCACGCTATTCCTGTGGGATGGTGACGTACTGGCGAGCGAAGATGATGGCACAACGCAACGTCATTACTTATTCGAAGCCAATTCATTCGTGCCACTGGCGCAGGTGGTGCAGCGGGACGGGCAAAAACACACTGGCTACTACCACGTTGACCACCTCGGCACGCCGCAACTCTTGACCGACGCCGCCGGCCAGATCGCCTGGAGTGCCGAATACAAGGCTTGGGGTGAGGCAAAAGAAGCAATCAGCGATGCCGCCAAGGCTGCCGGGATGCAAAACCCGCTGCGCTTCCAGGGCCAGTATGCGGACGAGGAGACCGGGCTACACTACAACCGCCATCGCTACTACGATCCGGAAGTCGGCCGGTTTGTGAGCAAGGACCCGATTGGTTTGCTGGGTGGGTTGAATACGCATGCATATGCGCCAAATCCAGTGGGATGGGTGGACCCGCGCGGCCTTGCTCCGTCGAAACCGAATGCAGGTAAAAAGTGCCAGAAATGTGATCCATGCGCTGGGAAAGATCCAGCAAAAACCGCGAAAAGCTGGCAAGGAACCGCGCCCTATAGTGGCGTTGATTCATATAGAAACACGGTGGTAAAAAAGGGGACGGTTTTACATACACTTTACCCACATGGAAATGCGCCAGGGAATTACTTGGTGAAATCAACAGAAGTCTTGAAAAACGGAAATGCTAAAGATTACAATGATGCACTGCAACTTTCTCACGAAGGCAATACACCTGGAGCACGACCGATGCGAACTAGTGTTCATGCATACGTGGTAAAAGAAGATACCTGCATGGCAGTAGGGGCCGCGAGGGCGAATCCGCATTTGGGCGCCGGCGGCGGGGTTCAATATTTCATCGAGAATGGCGACAAGGGCAATTTAATTGATACTGGAAAGATGGTTAAATTATCATGA